One window of Hylemonella gracilis genomic DNA carries:
- a CDS encoding response regulator transcription factor: protein MHILLIEDDLELGRALQSALKVEGLTSEWFRRAFDAPTKLDENAIDCVLLDLTLPDGSGFDLLKRWRSQGEKVPIIMITARSAVDDRLAGLDGGADDFVIKPFSTAELMSRIRAVLRRSARQASERWVLGELIVEPRRHVVERGGVVLELSPREFQLLLELAREPGVVVSKSVLSHRLDPLGEPMDFAAVEVHVSNLRRKIGTELIRTVRGVGYLLQP, encoded by the coding sequence ATGCACATCTTGCTGATCGAAGACGACCTGGAGCTAGGTCGCGCACTGCAGTCCGCGCTGAAGGTCGAAGGGCTGACGAGCGAGTGGTTCCGCCGCGCTTTTGATGCCCCGACCAAGCTGGATGAAAACGCCATCGACTGCGTGCTTCTTGACTTGACCTTGCCCGATGGCAGTGGTTTTGACCTGCTGAAGCGCTGGCGTTCTCAGGGGGAGAAAGTACCGATCATCATGATCACTGCACGCTCGGCCGTGGATGACCGCCTGGCTGGGCTCGATGGGGGCGCGGATGATTTCGTGATCAAGCCTTTTTCCACCGCAGAACTGATGTCGCGCATTCGTGCCGTTCTGCGTCGCAGTGCACGTCAAGCCAGCGAACGCTGGGTACTAGGAGAACTGATCGTCGAACCACGCCGCCATGTGGTGGAGCGCGGAGGCGTTGTGCTTGAACTTTCACCCCGCGAATTCCAGTTGTTGTTGGAGCTGGCACGTGAACCCGGGGTTGTGGTGTCAAAAAGTGTTCTGTCACATCGCTTGGATCCACTGGGCGAACCGATGGACTTTGCCGCCGTCGAAGTACACGTCTCCAACCTTCGACGCAAGATCGGAACAGAATTGATCCGCACCGTGCGCGGTGTTGGTTACCTGCTGCAACCATGA
- a CDS encoding sensor histidine kinase yields the protein MTTVTPQRTELLRAAWARLTEPTVVRRTLVSVLLAFVLVWAVLLAYIFITYKQTITNEPSMKKFGDALLMSLQDIADPTHAAAVMASTDKWTNIRRRQIGLAPGSWLYELNDASGQPIFISPDLRALTLPPFALESVGVITEARTVGTMYRIYTGDSARWHLRVIEPKRTDAAFLAYNARFILPYLLLSAPFVLLSVWLSVRNGLWPLQQLAARIAERSTDDLKPVGFDARHRELKPLEQSLDHLFNQLRIKVERERSFVQDAAHEIRTPLAVITAQAHVMARANSESERTQAQAHLEQAIERASHLAHQLLDLAAFDEAQRPVPREIDVAHWLRAALAQAVPRAMEKRIELSLDAPETLLARLDLMALESIVHNLVDNAVRYAGGAEGRKKLRGSAVAVALRIDGDRLHLTVRDDGPGIALIDQPRVFERFHRGSGSTERGSGLGLAIVLQAARSLGGEVRLGEGLEGRGVGFYVNFPLHD from the coding sequence ATGACTACCGTAACCCCGCAAAGAACGGAACTTTTACGCGCTGCCTGGGCCCGACTCACCGAGCCCACGGTGGTGCGCCGCACCCTGGTGTCAGTGTTGCTGGCCTTTGTTCTGGTGTGGGCGGTTTTGCTGGCTTACATTTTCATTACTTACAAGCAGACCATCACGAACGAGCCGAGCATGAAAAAGTTCGGCGATGCTCTGCTGATGTCGCTGCAGGACATCGCCGACCCTACACATGCGGCGGCTGTCATGGCTTCAACCGATAAGTGGACCAATATTCGGCGCCGCCAGATTGGTCTGGCACCGGGTTCCTGGCTGTACGAGTTGAACGACGCTTCTGGGCAACCCATTTTCATATCCCCTGACCTGCGAGCGCTGACACTTCCTCCATTTGCGCTTGAGTCGGTTGGCGTTATCACCGAAGCCAGAACGGTTGGCACGATGTATCGCATCTACACCGGGGATAGTGCACGTTGGCATTTGCGCGTGATCGAACCCAAACGCACGGACGCGGCGTTCCTTGCGTACAACGCGCGCTTTATCCTGCCCTATCTGCTGCTGTCCGCACCGTTTGTGTTGCTGTCCGTTTGGTTGTCTGTGCGCAATGGTCTATGGCCCCTGCAGCAACTGGCTGCCCGCATCGCCGAACGCAGCACGGATGATCTGAAGCCTGTTGGATTTGACGCTCGCCACCGCGAACTCAAGCCGCTGGAGCAGTCGCTGGATCATCTCTTCAATCAACTGCGCATCAAGGTTGAACGTGAACGCTCTTTTGTGCAGGATGCCGCGCATGAGATTCGCACGCCGCTGGCAGTGATCACTGCACAGGCGCATGTCATGGCACGCGCCAACAGCGAAAGCGAGCGCACACAGGCTCAGGCGCACTTGGAACAAGCCATTGAACGCGCTTCGCATTTGGCCCACCAGTTATTGGACTTGGCTGCATTCGATGAGGCTCAGCGCCCCGTCCCGCGTGAGATTGATGTCGCCCATTGGTTGCGTGCTGCCCTTGCACAGGCTGTACCTCGAGCCATGGAGAAGCGAATCGAGCTTTCTTTGGATGCACCAGAAACTCTTTTGGCGCGGCTCGATTTGATGGCGTTGGAGTCGATCGTGCACAACTTGGTAGATAACGCAGTGCGCTATGCGGGTGGCGCAGAGGGTCGCAAAAAGCTGCGAGGCAGCGCCGTGGCTGTGGCACTGCGTATCGATGGCGATCGGCTGCACCTGACTGTTCGGGACGATGGGCCGGGCATTGCGCTGATTGATCAACCCAGGGTCTTCGAGCGCTTTCACCGGGGAAGCGGTAGCACCGAACGAGGATC